Proteins from one Candidatus Methanosphaera massiliense genomic window:
- a CDS encoding tRNA guanosine transglycosylase family protein translates to MLKIKAHDGPSRLGQWNNKDTPTLIDYKTVETIKNIPTPFKIQEEIAEEYVEQTIQSAENQEKNKVAVIQGAQYPQLRIKCAQELEKLGYTTLAFANTDELQRNPESLLDIIIQTRENINPNTTLYFPFATTQITPILAYIGIDIFDTSRAVYEAKNNNLMTSTNIYPGNEYQLTDDLEQENIKQIEFTIKEIQENMKNKTLRNLTEQKAATNPELMTLHRLLDKNYQDYLLKYTQLY, encoded by the coding sequence ATGTTAAAAATAAAAGCACATGATGGACCATCACGACTAGGACAATGGAACAACAAAGACACACCAACACTAATAGATTACAAGACAGTAGAAACAATAAAAAACATACCAACACCATTCAAAATACAAGAAGAAATAGCAGAAGAATACGTTGAACAAACAATACAATCAGCAGAAAACCAGGAAAAAAACAAAGTAGCAGTAATTCAAGGAGCCCAATACCCCCAACTAAGAATAAAATGTGCACAAGAACTAGAAAAACTAGGATACACAACACTAGCATTTGCAAATACAGATGAACTACAAAGAAATCCTGAAAGTCTACTAGACATAATAATCCAAACAAGAGAAAATATAAACCCAAACACAACACTATACTTCCCATTTGCAACAACACAAATCACACCTATTTTAGCATACATAGGAATAGATATCTTTGACACAAGTAGAGCAGTATACGAAGCAAAAAATAACAACTTAATGACAAGTACAAACATATACCCTGGCAATGAATATCAACTAACAGACGACCTAGAACAAGAAAACATAAAACAAATAGAATTCACAATAAAAGAAATACAAGAAAACATGAAAAACAAAACACTAAGAAACCTAACAGAACAAAAAGCAGCAACAAACCCAGAACTCATGACACTACACAGACTGCTAGATAAAAACTACCAAGACTATCTGCTTAAATACACACAATTATACTAA